AAAGTATTAAATCAAATTTTAAAAGTCGAAAAGGAACTAGGAAGAATCCGTTTGAATCAAGAAGGGTATCAATCTAGAATTATTGATGTTGATTTGATTGCTTTTGATAACGAAATAATCGATACAGAAAAACTTCAAGTCCCGCATCCGCTAATGCAAAATAGGAATTTTGTTTTGCTTCCGATGCAAGATTTAAAATTAAGCTGGAAACATCCGATTTTACAAAAAACAATTCCCGAATTGATTGCCCTAACTCCAGACAATAGTGTTTGTACAGTTGTGCAGAATCTGAAAAGTCCGATTGCAAAAATTCCTTTAAATCAGTTTAATTATGTTGCTTTTGAAGGGAATATCGGTGCGGGAAAAACTACTTTGGTGCATAAAATTGCCGAAGATTTTAACGGAAAAACTGTTTTAGAACGATTTGCAGATAATCCGTTTTTGCCCAAATTTTATAAAGATCAAAATAGATATGCGTTTCCTTTGGAAATGTCTTTTTTAGCGGACCGTTATCAGCAATTGGCCGATGATTTGGCGCAATTTGATTTGTTTAAAGATTTTATAGTTGCCGATTATCATATTTTTAAATCTTTGATTTTTGCAAAAATAACGCTTGCCGAAGATGAATATCGTTTGTATAGAAATCTGTTTGATATTATTTATAAAGAAATGCCAAAACCAGATTTGTATGTTTATTTGTATCAAAATACAGAACGACTGCTTCAAAACATAAAAAAACGCGGACGTATTTATGAGCAAAATATTGAAGCGTCCTATTTAGATAAAATCAATAATGGCTATTTGGAATACATAAAATCTCAAACCGATTTGAATGTTTTAATCATTGATGTTTCGGACCGAGATTTTGTAAAAAAACACGAAGATTATCTTTATATATTGAATGAAATTAAGAAGAAGCTTAATTAATTGAGATATTGAGATAATGAGATAATGAGTCAATTAGATAATTTTGTAGAGATGTCTTTTTTTAATTATCTAAATTATCAAATTGACACATTACCAAATTCTAAACTATCTTTTCAAAGTAAAATGGCCTCTTAAGATCGGCATTGAATCATCTACTTTTAAAGCATACCAATAATCTGAAGCAGGAAGCGGAACCTGATTTAAAGTACCGTCCCACGTCATTTTGAAGCGGCTTAATTGTGCTATTAATTTTCCGTAGCGATCAAAAATTGTAACAACTGCCTGAGGATAATTTTCCATTCCAGTGACTTCCCACACATCATTGTAAGTATCGTTGTTTGGTGTAAAAAATGGAGGAAAAACAAGCACTACAAATGGTTTGGTATTTTGTCCGCAACCACTTTTTTCTCGTGCATATGCAGTTTGTAATCCGCCAGGAACATCGTAGAAAATAGTGGAATCTTGAAAATTGACTCCGTCTACAGAATATTCATAATAATCTTCTGCTTTTACAGGATAGATAATAGCTCTAGTTCCTTCAACATCAACTCTTGCAATTTGAGGAATTTTATGCTCTTCGACCATAATTGTTTTTGTACTCGTACAATTTTCGGGAGATGGACTTGTAACGGCTACCGTGTATGTTCCGCCAGTACTAACAGTAGTAGTTTGAGTTGTAGCTCCATTTGACCATAAATAACTCATTCCAGAAATTCCAGCATCTAATGTTATGGTCTTAAATTCGCATAATGGCAAAGTTTCATCAGTAACTGCTGGTGGTGTGTAAATCTCGATATTTATTGGAGTTCTTGTTGGGTTGATGCATCCACTATTTGATGCTTCGGCATAATAAGTTGTATTTGACGAAATTGTAGGAGTTGTAAAAGTGGTTCCCGCATAAATACTTGTTCCTCCAGTTGCTGAAGTGTACCAATTTATAGAGCCAACATTTGAAGTTGCCTTAATGGTTAAAACTCCTGGTCCGCAATTAGTATAAATGTCTTGTTCTGCAATAGGAGTTGCAGGAGTTGTATTTACAGTTGCAATTATCGATTTTCGGTTTAATTCGCAGCCTGCATCAACGTAATAAGTGGTAGTTGTACTTATTGATGGAGTAGTGTAGGTGTTTCCTGTGCCTAATAAATTTCCTCCTGTAGCGGCATCGTACCATTTAATCGTGCCAGCATTGGCGGTTGCGGTAAGAGTAAAACTTCCTGAATCGCAAACGGGAGGACTCAGATTACTGGCCGGTGTTGCCACAGGAATGGTGATTTTGGTACTGGTTGCAATCTGTAAAGGAGTTTCTCCTGGCATTCCGCCATATTCTACCACATATCCTTTTGGCTGATAATCCCCAGAGGTATCTCCTGCATTTGATAAGTCGTTCCAAGAGCCTCGTATTCCTACACCAGGCTGTGTAATGTGTGCATAGTCTTCATCGCCTTGCTGGTTGGGTTCGCCTGTGTTCCAAAAAGCATAATTTGGCGTTGAACCATTTGCGTTTCCATTCCAAAAAATAGTTCCTGTTTCAGGACCAGTAACCCATTTCCAGACGCCTTCTGTTTCAGCGTCGCTTCCTCCAATCCATCCCGTTCCAGAAGCTTGCTCGCCAATTAGTTTTGCTTCATCAGCAGATAATATAGTGGCTAAATAACCTTGAAGACCATAATAAGTACGAGCCACTGCTGCATCTCTTGCCGCTGTCCAAGTTATTCCTATACTTGGAACATATTCATAATAATGCTGTGTAGACGGTAAATAATTTGCTTTCCCCATTGTTATCGAAAATGTTCTTATTCCAGAAGCTGTTGCAGAAGAATTTGTAAAGGCAACATCTTTAATAGCAGCAACAAAATCGGAATATAAAACATCAGTTCCAGCAGTCGAACTAGATAATGTTAGTTTTCCTGCCGCAGCATCCCAACTTGTGGTAATGTTGGAATGTGCTGTAGGATTTAAAAGTACAAGCTTGTCAAGACCGCTAGAATATCCAGAAGAAATTTGAATATAAATGGCTTCGGTTCCAGTTTCAGAAGGATCGTTTGTTATGGTTATGTCTGTTACAATTTTTTTAGTTTCTTGAGGGCAGTATAATTGATCGCCAGTAGCTTTAATTACCGGAGACGCCACAGCTGAAAATTTACTGCAATTGTTAGAATAAGTAGCCGAATTGTCTTTGTAAGCAGACCAATTGGCATTCGAATAATTTGCGTTGTCTACTTGAATGCAGCTAAGGCTTGGGTTGGAGACAAAACTTAAATTATTAAGTAGAGTATTGTTTCCGTTTTTTAAATTTAAAGAAGTTAATAAATTACTATTGCAGACAAAGCTGGTTAACTCAGGATTTTTAGAAACATCTAAAGAAGTTAATAATGTGTTAGAACAATGTAACTGTGTTAGTTTGGGGTTTTTAGAAGTATCAATAAAGGGGACCTTTGTCGAGCTAAAATGTAATCTTTCTAATTCGCCATTGTTTGTAACATCTAGATTTGATATAGGATTGCTGCTTATATTTAAATCGTTTAAACTTATATGTTTCGTTACATCGATGCTGGTTATATTGTTACTAGAGGCACCTATAACAGATAATTGAGGGTTTTTCGAAATGTCTAAAATGCTTATTCTATTGCTGTTTAAGTTTAAAAAATTTAATACCGGGTTATTACTGATATTTAAACTGGTAAGTTGATTAAAATCGCACATGATGTGCTGAATAATTGTATTTTGACTGACATCTAGATCAGTTAATTTATTAAATCCGCAAAATAAGACTACTAGCTTTATGTTTTTAGTAATGTCAAGACTAGTGAGTTGGTTTTTATTGCAACTTAAATTGATTAATTCTGTATTGTTTGAAACGTCTATATTCGTTAATTTGTTATCGTCGAAAGTTAAATATTGTAAGGCTGTATTTTTGGTTACATCTAGATACATGAGGTTGTTCATGTTGCACTGTAGAATTCTTAAGAGCCTATTGTTAGAAATATCTATGCTGATAAATTTGTTTCCATCTAAATATAATTCAGAAAGATTAGTATTTTTTGATAAATCAAGATTTATCAGATTATTTAAGCTACAACTCAGAAATCTAAGCATTGTATTTTTAGTAATGTTTAAATTACTGATTTTGTTACTTCTATTAGGATCATTATTAATTGCACCTAAGTCTAAATATTCCAGATTTGTAAAGTTTTCTATTCCGGTTAGATCTGAAATATTTTTTCCTTGTAGCACTAATGTCTTCAGATTAATAATATTTGCAGTCAGAACTTGACCATCAATAGTGCCACTATCAATACTTAAATCGATTAAAGCTTGTTCGAAGTTAGGATCAGGAATTAAGGTATATTGTTGTGCATATCCAATAAAGCTGGATAGCAGTAAAATGAATATGAAAGATGTTTTTAAGGGGTAATTCTTTTTCATTTTATAAAAGTATTACTTTTATAATAATAAAAAAATATATTTACATTTCTAACATTTTTAGGCTTAAAAATTGTAAAATCACATGTTTTTAATAAAAAATCTGATTGATTTTATTGTCGCCAATTTATTTTTTGGAATAAATCCCAAACTACAATCCCCGCGCTTACAGAAATGTTTAGAGAGTGTTTAGTTCCTAGTTGCGGAATTTCAATACAGCCATCACAGATTGCAACAGCTTCTTGCGAAACGCCATAAACTTCATTTCCAAAAACTAAAGCGTATTTCTGGTCTTCTTTGATTTTAAAATCCTGAAGAAAAATAGAGCTTTCAACCTGTTCAATTGCCATTGTAAGAATATTTTCTTTCTTTAAGTTTTCGATAACTTCCAGAACATTTTCATGATGCTCCCATGCAACGGTTTCGGTTGCGCCAAGAGCAGTTTTATGGATTTCCTTATTTGGAGGAGTTGCGGTGATTCCGCATAAGATTATTTTTTCAATCAAAAACGCATCAGCAGTTCTAAATACGGAGCCAATATTGTGCAGACTTCTAATATCGTCTAAAACTAATATTAAAGGTGTTTTCTCCGATTTTTTAAAATCTTCAATAGATTTACGGTCTAGTTCGCTGTTTTCGAGTTTTCTCATTGTTTTTGAATTGTAGTCATAAAAAAAGCTTCCAAAGATAAGGAAGCTTTTTGATTATTTTAAATGTTTTTCAGATTAGCTTTTTACTGGATCTGGTAAAACAGTACCTTTAATAGTAAGGATTTTTGTAGGTTGTCCTTCTGCGTTAGAAGTTACGGTTACAGTTTTTGTAAAAGCACCAACTCTATCAGTAGCATATTTTACACCAATAACACCTTTAGCTCCTGGAGCGATTGGTTCTTTTGGAGTAGTTGGAATAGTACATCCGCAAGATCCTGTAGTGTTAGTAATGATTAGTGGCTTAGTTCCGTTGTTAACAAAAACGAATTCACGTTTTCCATCAGCATTGTGAGCGATAGTTCCGTAATCAATAGTTTCTGTTTCAAAAAGCATTCCTGCTCCTTCAACTTTAGCAACTTTAGCCGCTTTAGCTTTTTTAGTTGTTTGTGCATTCGTAGCTGTAATACCAGCTACAGCTAACATAGCGAATAAGATTATTTTTTTCATCTTTAAGGGTCTTTTTTAATGATAAACAAAGCTATATAAAAATCTTATACTACAACCTAAAAAATTCTTAAAATATTTTAATTTTTGAAGCTTTTCATATGCGGCTAAAAAAGCATAAATTCGCTGTCTTAATTTTTCATTTAAAAACATTACAATTTGGCAGCTAAAGAGAAAGTGGTGAAGGAAACACCTTTAATGAAACAGTACAACGAAATCAAGGCTAAATATCCTGATGCATGTCTGCTTTTCAGAGTAGGAGATTTTTATGAAACCTTTGGAGAAGACGCCATTAGAGCTTCTAAGATTTTAGGAATAACATTAACAAAAAGAGGTGCAGGATCTGATACAGAAACGGCACTTGCTGGGTTTCCGCATCATTCTGTAAATACTTATTTGCCAAAATTGGTTAAAGCCGGACTTCGTGTTGCGATCTGTGATCAGCTGGAAGATCCAAAAATGACCAAAACAATTGTAAAAAGAGGAGTGACTGAACTTGTAACTCCTGGAGTTTCTTTGAATGACGAGGTTTTGCATTCAAAATCAAATAACTTCTTAGCATCTGTTTATTTTGCTAATAAAAATATCGGAATTTCATTTTTAGATGTTTCGACAGGAGAGTTTCTAACGGCTCAAGGAAATGCAGAATATATTGATAAATTGTTGCAGAACTTTAACCCAAGCGAGGTTTTGGTTCCAAAGAATAATAAGAATGATTTTAAAACTGCTTTTGGAGAAGATTTTCATAGTTTCTACCTAGAAGATTGGATTTATAAAGAAGACTATGCTTTAGAAACCTTAACAAAGCATTTTCAGACGAATTCATTAAAAGGGTTTGGTGTTGAAGAATTAAAAGAAGGAATTATTGCTTCTGGAGCAATTTTATATTATTTATCCGAGACACAGCATAATCGTGTGCAGCATATTACGGCAATCCAGCGTATTGCAGAAGATGCTTATGTGTGGATGGATCGATTTACCATTCGAAACTTAGAATTGTATCATAGTTATAATCCAAATGCAGTTACGCTTTTGGACGTTATAGATAAAACACTTTCTCCAATGGGGGGACGTTTGTTGAAACGCTGGCTGGCACTTCCTTTAAAAGATGCTAATAAAATAAAAGGGCGACATGAGGTTGTGGCTTATTTAAAATCAAATCCTGAAATTCTACATAATATCCAATATCAGATTAAACAGATTTCAGATTTAGAACGTTTGATTTCTAAAATAGCTACAGGGAAAGTTTCGCCTCGTGAAATAGTGTATTTGAAGGAATCTTTAGATGCCATTATTCCGATTAAAACTCTTGCACTGGAAAGTCCTCAAGAAGCTGTGAAAGTTATCGGCGATAGTTTGCATGCTTGTGATTTGCTTCGTGAAAAAATTAAAACGACTTTAAATCAAGATGCGCCAGTTGCAATCTCAAAAGGAAATGCGATAGCGGCAGGAATAAATGAAGAGCTAGACGAGCTACGTGCGATTTCAACTTCAGGAAAAGAATTTTTAGAAGGAATTGAAAAAAGAGAATCGGAAAGAACTGGAATTTCTTCATTGAAGATTTCCTTTAACAATGTTTTTGGATATTATATTGAGGTTAGAAATACCCATAAAGATAAAGTTCCAGAAGAATGGATTCGTAAACAGACTTTGGTAAATGCAGAGCGCTATATTACCGAAGAATTAAAAGAATACGAAACCAAAATTTTAGGAGCAGAAGAAAAGATCTATAAAATAGAAAGCGAGCTTTTTGAACAATTAGTGGCGTGGATTGGCACGTATATTAAGCCAGTTCAAATGAATGCATATTTAATTGCGCAACTAGATTGTTTATGTTCGTTTACGCAAATGGCTGTCGAAAATCAATATGTGTGTCCAGAAATCGATGATACATTTGAATTGGATATCAAAAACGGAAGACATCCTGTGATTGAAAAGCAATTGCCTGTTGGAACTCCGTATATTGCCAATGATGTTTTCTTGGATAGAGAAACACAGCAGATTATTATGATTACCGGGCCAAACATGTCGGGTAAGTCGGCGATTTTGAGACAAACAGCTCTAATTGTACTTTTGTCTCAAATGGGAAGTTTTGTCCCTGCTGATAGCGTTAGAATGGGAATTGTAGATAAGATTTTTACTAGAGTTGGAGCTTCAGATAATATCTCTATGGGAGAATCTACTTTTATGGTAGAAATGAACGAAACGGCTTCGATTTTGAATAATATTTCAGACAGGAGTTTAGTGTTGTTAGATGAGATTGGACGAGGAACAAGTACATACGACGGAATCTCAATTGCTTGGGCAATTGCTGAATTTTTGCACGAGCATCCAGGAAGAGCAAAAACGCTTTTTGCAACGCATTATCATGAGCTGAATGAAATGACAGAATCAATGCCAAGAATCCAGAATTTTAATGTGGCCGTAAAAGAATTAAAAGATACTGTTCTTTTTGTTAGAAAACTGGTAAAAGGAGGAAGTGCACATAGTTTTGGAATTCACGTTGCAAAAATGGCTGGAATGCCTCAGTTGGTTATTTCGAAAGCACAAAAGCTTTTAAAGAAATTAGAAAAGAATCATTCAAGCGATGCTTTAAACGGAATAAAATCTGCTAATGATGAAATGCAGATGAGTTTCTTTAATCTAGATGATCCTTTGTTGGAAGAGATAAAAGAAGAAATTTTGAGTCTCGATATTAATGCAATTACGCCAGTAGAAGCATTGATGAAGCTGAATGAGATCAAAAGAATGTTGGTTAAAAAATAAAATCTAAAAATTTTCAATTTTAAAGTTTAGGTTATCAGAATGTTATAAAATAAGTGGATTTTTTTTTGAAAAAACGCTTGTGTAATTGAATAAATGTCCTAAATTTGCACTCGCAATACGAAACAAATCAAGTGTTGCAGTTCTTAAATAGAATTTGAAAATGCGAAAATAGCTCAGTTGGTAGAGCGCGACCTTGCCAAGGTCGAGGTCGCGGGTTCGAGCCCCGTTTTTCGCTCTAAGACCATACAATGCTCGGATGGTGAAATTGGTAGACACGCTGGACTTAAAATCCAGTGAACAGCAATGTTCGTGCGGGTTCAAGTCCCGCTCTGAGTACTAAAGCCTCTTCTTTTGAAGAGGCTTTTTTTATTTGCAGACTTGCGGGTAATAAATTTACGCAGTAAATTTATTAGAATCTCAGAATCTCAGAATCTCAGAATCTCAGAATCTCAGAATCTCAGAATCTCAGAATCTCAGAATCTCAGAATCTCAGAATCTCAGAATCTCAGAATCTCAGAATCTCAGAATCTCAGAATCTCGGAATCTTGAAAAAAATCTAAAATCAATAATCTAAAATCTAAAATTTATAAATGGGTGCTTTTGTAATTAGCAAGCGATTTAATGATGAATATAAGTTTACGTTTACTTCTCGGAGGGGGAAAGTGATTTTTACGAGTTTGAGTTATGAGTTGAGGTTTGAGTGTGAAGAGGATATTGAGAAGTTTAAAGCGAATATTGAGCTTGCCAAGTTTTTGAAGTTTAAAGGTTCTGGTGGGAAATATTTTTTTAAATTGATGCTTGGCGATGTCCATTTTGCTACAAGTCGAAAATATAGTACAGAATTGCTTTTGCAGAAAGGGGTGAAAGAAATTGTGACCTATTCTTCTAGGTCGGAGATTTTGGATTTTTCTTCAAGTGAGTCAATTTTTGATGATGAGGAATCTGAAGACGAAGAGGTAGAGGAGGTGGCTGAATAAGAAAAAAGCGTTCGCAATTGCGAACGCTTTTTTTGTTTGTGGGATTTGCGAAAAAAAAAGTTGATCGCAAAAAAAAACCATCTATAGAGATGGTTTTAAAATCGTTAGAACTTAGGTTCTAATTATTTTTTTACTTCTTCTACTTTAGCAGCAGCAGAATCAACTTTAGCAGCAGCAGAATCAACAGTTGCAGCAGCAGAATCAACAACAGCAGCAGCTGAATCAACAGCAACAGCAGTAGAATCTACAGCAGGAGCTTCAGCAGCAGCGTCAGCTTTTTTACAAGATACAACAGTTAATACAGCAACAACAGCTAAACTTAAAAATACTTTTTTCATCTTACTTTATTATAAAAGGTTAATTATTAATTCGTGGCAAAGATATAAATTTTTTAATATGTAAAATATTTTTTCACTTTTTTTTTAAAATATTTTCCTTACTCACGTTTATCTTATTTATCAAAGAATATGCCAAAATTATAAATTTTTCTTAAATTATCTAATTTGTCGTCTAAATAATTTTTTATTGAATAATCTTTATGAAAATCAGTTATTTAGTTTCTTTGATTTACGGTTTATTTTGTTTTTTAAGACTATTACAGTAGAATCGTTTTGGCTTTTTTCTTCAAATTTAACATCTTTATCAAATCAAAAAGCTATTAGATGAGTTTCATAATGGTTTCTGTGGCTCCTTTGTGGTCCTGAATAAACGATTTGCAGATTTTGCTTTTTTCTTCTAGAACGTTTTTGTCATTCAATAATTGGTCAAAAATCAATTTAAGTTCTTCGCTTGTTGATATTGGCATGCAGCCGCCGATTTTTACTAAATCAACTGCTTCTGCAAAATTCGAATAATTAGGTCCAATTACAATTGGAATTCCGAAAGTAGCCGGCTCTAATATATTGTGTATTCCGGGATTTCCAAATCCGCCGCCTACATAAGCAATAGTGCCGTAACTATAAATCTTAGTAAGAATTCCAATAGTGTCTATTATGAAAACACTGTAATCGGATAAATCTTTGTTTTCTTTTTCTGAGAATAGAATCGTTGGTTTTGTGATTTTTGAAAGAAGATCTAAAATCTGATCTGGTTTAATATTGTGTGGAGCAATTATGAATTTTGTATTTTCGGGTGCTTGATTGATATATTCAGTAATTAAAATCTCGTCTTTTGGCCAAGAGCTTCCAACAACAATTGTTGGTTGGTTGTTTTTGAAATTTTCAACAAAATCAAGACGATTGTCTCTCTCTAAAATAGCATTTACGCGATCAAAACGGGTGTCGCCAGAAACAATTACGTTATTGAATCCAATTCCTTCAATTTTTTGTTTTGAACTTTCATTTTGAACAAAAAAATAAGTAAAAGTATTTAATGCTTTTCTGTAAAAACCGCCATACCATTTAAAAAATGTCTGATTGTCTCTGAAAATTCCCGAAATAAGATAAGTTGGTGTTTTGCTTTTTTTTAATTCATTTAAATAGTTAAGCCAGAATTCGTATTTGATAAAAAAAGCAAATTCGGGATGAACCAGTTTTAAAAATCTTTTCGCATTACTTTTAGTATCAAGTGGTAAATAAATGGTCACATCGGCAACTGTGTTATTTTTACGCACTTCGTATCCAGATGGTGAAAAAAAGGTTACAATGATTTTATGTGAGGGATATTTTTCTTTGATTTTTTCTATAACAGGAAGTCCTTGTTCATATTCGCCAAGTGAGGCAGAATGAAACCAGATTGTTTTGTCGTCTGCTTTAATTTTTTCTTCTAATATTGGAAATACATTTTTTCGGCCTTCAACAAAAAGCTTAATTTTCGGACTAAATAGTGCTATGATTTTTAAGAAAAATCCTGCGATGTAAATGGTTAGATTGTATGAAAAAAGCATGTAATTTTTTTTGCAGCTAAATTACATTTCTTTCGACTATTTTCATTGGTTTGAAGCTATTAATAACTATTTTTGTTCCTCCTTTTAGAGATTTCTGCCTGAAAACGGTGTCTTTAATTTTTTTAAATAGATTCAAAATGAAAAAAATACAAATGGTTGACTTAAAGAGTCAATACGAAAAAATAAAATCAACTGTAGATGCTTCGATCCAAGAAGTTTTAGATACAAATACTTATATCAACGGACCTTTAGTTCATCAGTTTCAAAAAAATCTTGAAGATTATTTAGGAGCAAAACACGTTATTCCCTGTGCGAATGGTACAGATGCGTTGCAGATTGCAATGATGGGACTTGGTCTTCAGCCTGGAGACGAAGTTATCACTGCTGATTTTACTTTTGCAGCAACTGTTGAGGTGATTGCTTTATTGCAATTAACTCCAGTTTTAGTTGATGTAGATTTGCATAATATGAACATTGATATTGATGCAGTGAAAAAAGCAATTACGCCCAAAACAAAAGCAATTGTTCCTGTGCATTTATTTGGACGCGCTGCAAATATGGATGCGATTATGGAAATTGCCGCTCAATACAATTTATATGTGATCGAAGATAATGCTCAGGCAATTGGTGCTGATTATATTTCTAAATCTGGTTCAAAAACCAAAGTAGGAACAATCGGTCACGTCGCAGCAACTTCATTCTTCCCGTCTAAAAACTTAGGATGTTATGGAGATGGAGGAGCAATTTTTACAAACGATGATAAATTGGCTCACATTATCCGCGGTATTGTAAATCACGGAATGTACGAACGTTACCACCACGATGTTGTAGGTGTAAATTCACGTTTGGATAGTATTCAGGCTGGAGTTTTAAATGCAAAATTGCCACTTTTAGATGAATACAATCAAGCACGTCGTTTGGCTGCAACTAAATACAATGCAGCTTTCGCTGGAAATGCACACATCATAACTCCAGATTTTGATGCAAACGAAAATGATCATGTTTTTCATCAATATGTATTAAGAATCATCGATGCAGATCGTAATGCCTTAATGCAGCATTTATTGGATAAAGGAATTCCTTGTGCAATTTATTATCCAATTCCGCTTCATTCTCAAAAAGCATATTTAGATCCTCGTTATAAAGAAGAGCAATTTCCTGTAACAAATCAATTGGTTCAAGAAGTAATTGCTTTACCAATGCATACAGAACTTGATGATGAGCAGATTAAATATATTACAGACAGCGTAATTGAATTTTTGAAATAAGAAATTTTAAGTATTAGCCAAAATATAACCACAAACAACCACGAAATGAAAGTATTAGTAACAGGAGGATTAGGATTTATTGGATCTCACACCGTAGTCGAATTGCAGAATGAAGGCTTCGAAGTAGTGATTATTGATAATCTTTCCAATTCTTCAGAAGATGTTTTAAATGGAATTACTGCAATTACAGGAAAAACACCTTTATTCGAAAAATTAGATTTAAGAGAAAAGACTGCAGTGCAGGATTTTTTTAAAAAACACAATGATGTTACTGGGGTAATTCATTTTGCAGCTTCAAAAGCGGTGGGAGAAAGTGTTGAACAGCCTTTATTGTATTATGAAAACAACATCAGCAGTTTAATTTACCTTTTACAGGAATTACAGCAAAAACCAGAAGCAAGTTTCATTTTCAGCTCTTCTTGTACAGTTTACGGTCAAGCCGAAAAAATGCCAATTACGGAAGATGCTCCAGTTCAAGCGGCAATGTCTCCTTATGGAAATACAAAACAGATTGGCGAAGAAATCATTACAGATACTGCTAAAGTTACTAATATCAGTGCTATTTTATTGCGTTATTTTAACCCAGTTGGAGCACACGAATCAGTAGAAATTGGAGAATTGCCTTTGGGTGTTCCTCAAAATTTAGTGCCTTTTATTACACAGACGGGTGTAGGATTGCGTCAAGAATTATCTGTTTTTGGTAATGATTACCCAACTCCAGATGGAACTGCAGTTCGCGATTATATTCACGTTGTTGATTTAGCAAAAGCTCACGTAATTGCTTTGCAGCGTCTGTTAAACAAAAAGAATTTAGCAAAAGTTGAAACCTTCAATTTAGGAACTGGAAAAGGAAGTTCTGTTCTTGAAGTGATTCATAGTTTTGAAAAAGTCAGCGATAAAAAATTGCCTTATAAGATGATGCCTCGTCGTGAAGGTGATATTACTGAAGCTTACGCAAATACTGATAAGGCAAATAATGTCTTAGGATGGAAGGCTGAACTAAGTTTAGATGAAGCTATGGCAAGTGCTTGGAAATGGGAACAGAAAGTGAGGAATAAATAAATTCTTTATTAGTTAAAATTATAAAATTTTAAGATCCCAAATTATAGCAGTATAGTTTGGGATTTTTTTAGCGTATTAATTAACATGAAACAAAGTTTAGATTATAAATTAATATTTGCCTTAGCGGCCGTTGGAATTATTTGGGGAACTACCTTTTTGGAGATTAGAGTTGCGGTTGAGACTATTCCGCCTTGGTTTGTAACTTC
The Flavobacterium humidisoli DNA segment above includes these coding regions:
- the folK gene encoding 2-amino-4-hydroxy-6-hydroxymethyldihydropteridine diphosphokinase, which gives rise to MKLQHQVVLSIGSNQGSRLENIQNCIDLIHQNVGTVIEVSKLYETPAWGFESDAFYNCALLLHTNSSAQKVLNQILKVEKELGRIRLNQEGYQSRIIDVDLIAFDNEIIDTEKLQVPHPLMQNRNFVLLPMQDLKLSWKHPILQKTIPELIALTPDNSVCTVVQNLKSPIAKIPLNQFNYVAFEGNIGAGKTTLVHKIAEDFNGKTVLERFADNPFLPKFYKDQNRYAFPLEMSFLADRYQQLADDLAQFDLFKDFIVADYHIFKSLIFAKITLAEDEYRLYRNLFDIIYKEMPKPDLYVYLYQNTERLLQNIKKRGRIYEQNIEASYLDKINNGYLEYIKSQTDLNVLIIDVSDRDFVKKHEDYLYILNEIKKKLN
- a CDS encoding T9SS type B sorting domain-containing protein encodes the protein MKKNYPLKTSFIFILLLSSFIGYAQQYTLIPDPNFEQALIDLSIDSGTIDGQVLTANIINLKTLVLQGKNISDLTGIENFTNLEYLDLGAINNDPNRSNKISNLNITKNTMLRFLSCSLNNLINLDLSKNTNLSELYLDGNKFISIDISNNRLLRILQCNMNNLMYLDVTKNTALQYLTFDDNKLTNIDVSNNTELINLSCNKNQLTSLDITKNIKLVVLFCGFNKLTDLDVSQNTIIQHIMCDFNQLTSLNISNNPVLNFLNLNSNRISILDISKNPQLSVIGASSNNITSIDVTKHISLNDLNISSNPISNLDVTNNGELERLHFSSTKVPFIDTSKNPKLTQLHCSNTLLTSLDVSKNPELTSFVCNSNLLTSLNLKNGNNTLLNNLSFVSNPSLSCIQVDNANYSNANWSAYKDNSATYSNNCSKFSAVASPVIKATGDQLYCPQETKKIVTDITITNDPSETGTEAIYIQISSGYSSGLDKLVLLNPTAHSNITTSWDAAAGKLTLSSSTAGTDVLYSDFVAAIKDVAFTNSSATASGIRTFSITMGKANYLPSTQHYYEYVPSIGITWTAARDAAVARTYYGLQGYLATILSADEAKLIGEQASGTGWIGGSDAETEGVWKWVTGPETGTIFWNGNANGSTPNYAFWNTGEPNQQGDEDYAHITQPGVGIRGSWNDLSNAGDTSGDYQPKGYVVEYGGMPGETPLQIATSTKITIPVATPASNLSPPVCDSGSFTLTATANAGTIKWYDAATGGNLLGTGNTYTTPSISTTTTYYVDAGCELNRKSIIATVNTTPATPIAEQDIYTNCGPGVLTIKATSNVGSINWYTSATGGTSIYAGTTFTTPTISSNTTYYAEASNSGCINPTRTPINIEIYTPPAVTDETLPLCEFKTITLDAGISGMSYLWSNGATTQTTTVSTGGTYTVAVTSPSPENCTSTKTIMVEEHKIPQIARVDVEGTRAIIYPVKAEDYYEYSVDGVNFQDSTIFYDVPGGLQTAYAREKSGCGQNTKPFVVLVFPPFFTPNNDTYNDVWEVTGMENYPQAVVTIFDRYGKLIAQLSRFKMTWDGTLNQVPLPASDYWYALKVDDSMPILRGHFTLKR
- a CDS encoding RNA methyltransferase, with product MRKLENSELDRKSIEDFKKSEKTPLILVLDDIRSLHNIGSVFRTADAFLIEKIILCGITATPPNKEIHKTALGATETVAWEHHENVLEVIENLKKENILTMAIEQVESSIFLQDFKIKEDQKYALVFGNEVYGVSQEAVAICDGCIEIPQLGTKHSLNISVSAGIVVWDLFQKINWRQ
- a CDS encoding DUF1573 domain-containing protein, translated to MKKIILFAMLAVAGITATNAQTTKKAKAAKVAKVEGAGMLFETETIDYGTIAHNADGKREFVFVNNGTKPLIITNTTGSCGCTIPTTPKEPIAPGAKGVIGVKYATDRVGAFTKTVTVTSNAEGQPTKILTIKGTVLPDPVKS